In the genome of Pichia kudriavzevii chromosome 4, complete sequence, one region contains:
- a CDS encoding uncharacterized protein (PKUD0D01690; similar to Saccharomyces cerevisiae YBR239C (ERT1); ancestral locus Anc_6.152), which produces MPPKRSRRVPARKVSRACIHCRNAHITCDEGRPCKRCVKKGLADTCVDAPRKTRKYLLPGEDEIASVSMMTTQSLPAIPSTSSFNVGVPQFNMMTSMTNVPINGDGAKFSQRGIVNFNSASSNLNNTNISDNNNNSKNNSIVSNNEYNLLRIPSMSDGFMKPMRNEERRKSSHTAPSVTSEDINFLSSAADSEYAILGNIIDQDPNGPTLLNSKFVSPALSAANSEELEYLNYQPLMQESRSRTASPFVKPLQPIDMNFDSNKNDNVSGNGNSANDTQQGEDSKLTNLYPDMPHCDANTNQYYIGTMATIDGVKTHTFPDVVKQISKFKREHPQKFRERNKRSAISFSIGVLEDSNYTPELEAEITANVKIEEDGEKVSKCGLLYQEPSEIYEKVKSPFAYVKPYHELNMYLKKRFSKENLVQVSKSIAEYRPSFIAGMIKLKEDDLIFAEQCFQRTLLEYESYIGISGTPILVWRRTSQIAYVGDEFCILTGWSKEDLLSKSTFAVEIMDDKSCVEYFKIFSKIAFGDLSGDIMTECTLLTPKGESIRTSSTWTLKRDVFGIPMMIIATFLPILT; this is translated from the coding sequence ATGCCTCCAAAACGTTCCAGACGTGTGCCTGCCCGCAAGGTATCTAGAGCTTGTATTCATTGTCGGAATGCGCATATTACATGTGATGAGGGACGGCCCTGCAAAAGGTGTGTGAAGAAAGGATTGGCGGACACATGTGTTGATGCGCCCAGGAAAACAAGGAAGTATCTTTTGCCAGGGGAAGACGAAATAGCAAGTGTGTCAATGATGACGACGCAGTCTCTTCCCGCAATTCCATCAACATCGTCATTCAATGTTGGCGTACCACAATTTAATATGATGACTTCAATGACAAATGTGCCGATAAATGGTGATGGAGCAAAGTTCAGCCAAAGAGGTATTGTTAACTTCAATTCTGCGTCCTCCAATCTGAACAATACTAATATTAGtgacaataacaataacagtAAGAACAATAGTATCGTTAGTAATAATGAATACAACCTCTTGCGAATACCTTCAATGTCAGACGGATTTATGAAGCCCATGCGTAATGAAGAGCGTCGAAAATCGTCTCATACAGCGCCATCTGTTACATCCGAAgatatcaattttttgTCATCTGCTGCTGACTCGGAGTATGCGATCCTAGGTAACATTATAGATCAAGATCCCAATGGTCCCACTCTACTAAACTCTAAATTTGTTAGTCCTGCTTTAAGCGCTGCGAACTCCGAAGAATTGGAATACTTAAACTACCAACCGTTGATGCAAGAAAGCAGGAGTCGTACGGCAAGTCCGTTTGTAAAACCCCTACAACCTATTGATATGAATTTCGACAGCAATAAAAATGACAATGTTAGTGGAAATGGTAACTCTGCAAATGACACTCAACAAGGTGAGGATTCTAAATTGACAAACCTTTATCCGGATATGCCACATTGCGATGCAAATACAAATCAGTATTATATAGGCACAATGGCTACTATTGACGGTGTTAAAACACATACATTTCCTGATGTCGTCAAACAGATATCTAAGTTTAAGAGAGAGCACCCACAAAAATTTCgagagagaaacaaaagaagtGCAATTTCTTTTAGTATCGGAGTGTTAGAAGATAGCAACTATACTCCTGAACTGGAAGCTGAAATAACTGCAAATGTTaaaattgaggaagatGGAGAGAAGGTCAGTAAATGTGGCTTGCTATACCAAGAACCCAGTGAGATTTACGAGAAGGTGAAATCTCCATTTGCTTATGTGAAACCATATCATGAATTGAATATGTATCTAAAGAAGAGATTTTCAAAGGAGAATTTGGTTCAAGTTTCAAAGAGTATTGCAGAATATCGACCTAGTTTTATTGCAGGTATgatcaaattgaaagagGATGACTTGATTTTTGCTGAGCAATGTTTCCAGCGAACACTTCTTGAATATGAATCATATATTGGGATTAGTGGCACTCCTATATTAGTTTGGCGACGTACGTCTCAAATAGCATATGTTGGAGACGAATTTTGTATATTAACTGGCTGGTCGAAGGAAGACCTGTTAAGCAAGTCTACATTTGCTGTAGAGATAATGGATGACAAAAGTTGTGTGGAGTATTTTAAGATATTCTCCAAGATAGCCTTTGGTGATTTATCAGGAGATATAATGACTGAGTGTACATTGCTAACTCCAAAGGGTGAAAGTATTCGGACTAGTAGTACGTGGACTCTTAAAAGGGATGTATTTGGCATTCCAATGATGATCATAGCTACGTTTCTACCGATACTCACTTAG
- a CDS encoding uncharacterized protein (PKUD0D01680; similar to Saccharomyces cerevisiae YGL106W (MLC1); ancestral locus Anc_6.151): protein MADESTLHDAFALFDKSASGKVSTSSLGDLLRAVGQNPSLKEISDLQDSITGSEFSFAQFKEIVEREGGFKPLGKPEDYIKAFQIFDKNLTGFISIGDLKYILTSIGEKLSEEEFNELLKNVTITDENSVDYAEFVKSILSQ, encoded by the coding sequence ATGGCCGACGAATCTACTCTCCACGACGCTTTTGCACTCTTTGACAAATCCGCTTCAGGTAAGGTCTCCACCTCATCTCTTGGTGATCTTTTACGTGCTGTTGGCCAAAACCcttcattgaaagaaataTCTGATTTACAGGATTCTATTACAGGTTCTGAATTTTCCTTTGCACAATTCAAGGAGATAGTTGAAAGAGAAGGCGGATTCAAACCATTGGGAAAACCAGAGGACTATATCAAGGCattccaaatttttgataaaaatttAACAGGTTTTATAAGTATCGGTGATCTCAAATATATTTTAACTTCAATCGGCGAGAAACTCTCTGAGGAggaattcaatgaattgCTGAAAAACGTCACCATCACAGATGAAAACTCAGTTGATTATGCTGAATTTGTCAAGAGTATTTTATCTCAATAA
- a CDS encoding uncharacterized protein (PKUD0D01760; similar to Saccharomyces cerevisiae YBR243C (ALG7); ancestral locus Anc_6.158): MHRGMIFATAVALMAVPSEFQPVQTTTGLALFGYAAVDYLIPLVGKHFVKRGLFGKDLSKIGRPIIPESIGVIPAVTYLFVMFFSIPFLFPSKGSNSLLFFLGSMLSLESMILLGLMDDLFDIRWRHKFFLPAIASIPLLIVYRHEFSETSILLPKFMASYFETSPSFNLGIFYYFYMAAVSIFCPNSINILAGINGLEVGQTIIITILLLLNDIYYIIGYYNDVQYRPAYEIHLFSMCMLIPFLGIACSLFKYNKFPARVFVGDTWCYFSGMVFAVTGISGHFAKTLMLFFLPQIFNFLYSSPQLFGVVPCPRHRLPKFNEKDGLMYNSFTEYREEQAGDTKLPKLRKGLIPFFNLLEKLKLIKLVRNNKGEIIKSSNLTIINLVILWFGPKKEGDLCSLIMKLQFLIGFICLILRHTCAPIIFGFDNSWSMLNRFYT, from the coding sequence ATGCATAGAGGAATGATATTTGCTACTGCGGTGGCTCTGATGGCTGTTCCGTCAGAGTTTCAGCCTGTTCAGACGACAACGGGGCTTGCCTTGTTTGGATACGCTGCAGTTGATTACTTGATTCCACTGGTTGGAAAACACTTTGTCAAAAGAGGGCTCTTTGGTAAAGATTTGTCGAAGATAGGACGTCCGATTATTCCGGAGTCTATTGGAGTTATTCCAGCAGTTACATATCTTTTTGTAATGTTTTTCTCCATTCCGTTTCTGTTCCCATCAAAGGGGTCGAACTCGttgcttttctttctaGGTTCGATGCTATCCTTGGAgtcaatgattttgttggGACTAATGGATGACCTCTTTGATATCAGGTGGAGACATAAGTTTTTCTTGCCTGCAATTGCATCTATTCCTCTCCTCATAGTGTATCGGCACGAGTTCAGTGAAACATCCATTTTGTTGCCTAAATTCATGGCttcatattttgaaacatcCCCTTCATTCAACTTGGgaattttttattatttctaCATGGCTGCTGTATCCATATTTTGCCCAAATTCTATAAATATCCTAGCAGGTATAAACGGACTTGAAGTCGGCCAGAcaattattattactatACTGCTACTTCTCAATGATATCTATTACATCATAGGATACTATAATGACGTTCAATATAGACCAGCATACGAAATCCATTTGTTTTCCATGTGTATGCTGATACCATTCTTAGGCATTGCATGTTCGCTattcaaatataataaatttCCTGCAAGAGTGTTTGTTGGAGACACCTGGTGTTATTTTTCCGGGATGGTATTTGCAGTAACAGGAATTTCTGGACACTTTGCAAAGACATTAATGttatttttcttgccacaaatattcaattttctttactCATCGCCACAGCTATTTGGAGTGGTACCATGTCCAAGACATAGATTACCAAAGTTTAACGAAAAAGATGGACTTATGTATAATTCATTCACTGAGTACAGGGAAGAGCAGGCCGGTGATACCAAGCTTCcaaaattgaggaaagGATTAATTcctttcttcaatttacTCGAAAAGTTAAAACTAATTAAGTTAGTACGAAATAACAAAGgtgaaatcatcaaaagcTCAAATTTGACTATAATAAACCTTGTTATACTATGGTTTGGTCCAAAAAAGGAAGGTGACCTATGCTCCTTAATTATGAAACTACAGTTTCTTATTGGATTTATATGTTTGATCTTGAGACATACATGTGCTCCAATTATATTTGGGTTTGATAACTCATGGAGCATGCTTAATAGATTCTATACCTGA
- a CDS encoding uncharacterized protein (PKUD0D01700; similar to Saccharomyces cerevisiae YGL105W (ARC1); ancestral locus Anc_6.153): protein MAEVKALQAQWTSLAPHVADHVSELNETLKTSTYISGNSIADVDITVYKSVLPLAKEWTSVDAIAKHRHILRWMDLLQNTVEGLEKISIDLTVELPREIKEKPKKDAGKEAAKDGANKGKGKDTKGDASKKATPPKGKPTTPEEIAAAKAAKEAKKAAKAKANAEAQAKAAAAAVPPNPSMIDIRVGYIEKAIKHPDADALYVSTIQMGDEEGPRTVCSGLVKHFALEEMQQRYVIVIANLKPVTMRGIKSSAMVLCAANADGKVEFVNPPAGSVAGDKIFFEGFDGTPEKVLNPKKKIWETVQAHFTTTEDYTVVYKQEGKPDAKLVNKKGEVCRCSTIVNAEVR, encoded by the coding sequence ATGGCCGAAGTTAAAGCATTACAAGCACAGTGGACTTCGCTTGCTCCTCACGTTGCAGACCACGTTTCAGAACTCAACGAGACCCTCAAGACTAGTACATATATTTCTGGTAATTCTATTGCTGATGTCGACATCACCGTCTATAAGTCTGTTCTTCCATTAGCTAAGGAATGGACTTCTGTTGATGCTATTGCAAAGCACAGACACATTTTAAGATGGATGGATTTGCTACAAAATACCGTTGAGGGATTAGAGAAGATTAGCATCGATTTGACCGTAGAACTTCCAAGAGAAATTAAggaaaaaccaaagaaagaCGCAGGTAAAGAAGCAGCAAAGGATGGTGCAAATAAGGGTAAGGGTAAGGACACAAAGGGTGACGCAAGCAAGAAGGCTACGCCACCAAAGGGTAAACCAACTACTCCAGAAGAAATTGCGGCGGCAAAGGCGGCTAAGGAAGCAAAGAAGGCAGCAAAGGCAAAGGCCAATGCAGAAGCACAAGCAAAggcagcagcagcagcagtTCCTCCAAACCCTTCGATGATTGACATTAGAGTTGGTTATATCGAAAAGGCCATTAAGCATCCAGATGCTGATGCACTATACGTTTCTACAATTCAAATGGGCGACGAAGAAGGCCCAAGAACTGTTTGTTCAGGTTTAGTTAAGCACTTTGCGCTTGAAGAAATGCAACAGAGGTACGTTATTGTCATTGCAAACTTAAAGCCTGTCACTATGAGAGGTATAAAATCCAGTGCTATGGTTTTATGTGCAGCCAATGCCGATGGTAAAGTGGAATTTGTCAACCCTCCAGCGGGCTCTGTTGCTGGTGACAAGATCTTCTTTGAAGGTTTTGATGGTACTCCAGAGAAGGTATTaaatccaaagaagaaaatctGGGAAACCGTTCAGGCACACTTTACCACCACCGAGGACTATACCGTTGTTTACAAGCAGGAAGGTAAACCAGACGCCAAGCTTGTCAACAAGAAGGGTGAAGTTTGTAGATGTTCTACGATTGTAAATGCAGAAGTTCGTTAG
- a CDS encoding uncharacterized protein (PKUD0D01710; similar to Saccharomyces cerevisiae YNL001W (DOM34) and YCL001W-B (YCL001W-B); ancestral locus Anc_1.418), producing MKLVSKTVTKNGGDIVLIPEDADDLWTLYNLITKNDEISLKTYRNIKPLGASGIPIPGAPAQRKLVKLTLNVIDSTFVASERELRVKGVTTNALAEVPLGSHHTATVMIKEPVKVHKDIWDSHDDELVDNACTLEAKAEVGAVVLEEGVSHICLISDSMTILRNKIEKSIPKKRRGDSSAHDKALNTFLQNTALGTMRHLDLLKLKAIIVASPGTLNKQLIEKIFLEIDKTSNKDLIRCKSKFMTANSSTGYLQALEEVLKDPSVKKQLTDTKVQKNVALFDEFTKNLNLDNYKSFYGESEVMKAIAIPGAVKTLLITDTLFKNDDVEKRKKYINIVESVKNNGGEVSVFSSLHDSGIQLDQLTGLAVILNYPIPDLEDSDDDDESIYQSD from the coding sequence ATGAAACTAGTTTCAAAGACAGTGACTAAAAATGGAGGAGATATTGTTTTGATTCCAGAAGACGCTGATGATCTATGGACTCTATACAACCTAATAACtaaaaatgatgaaatttcaCTGAAAACTTATAGAAATATCAAACCATTAGGTGCTTCGGGAATACCCATCCCAGGTGCACCAGCACAGAGGAAACTAGTCAAGTTGACACTCAACGTGATTGACTCCACGTTCGTTGCTTCTGAACGGGAGCTGCGAGTCAAGGGTGTTACTACTAACGCTCTAGCTGAAGTTCCATTAGGGTCTCACCATACAGCCACAGTGATGATCAAAGAACCAGTCAAGGTTCACAAGGATATTTGGGATTCCCACGATGATGAATTGGTGGATAATGCTTGCACGCTGGAAGCAAAAGCTGAAGTTGGCGCTGTAGtacttgaagaaggtgtCTCGCACATATGTTTGATATCGGATTCAATGACTATCCTTAGAAACAAGATTGAAAAGTCCATACCTAAGAAAAGGAGAGGTGATTCCTCAGCCCATGATAAAGCATTGAATACATTCTTACAAAACACTGCCTTAGGGACAATGAGACATCTAGACctattgaaattgaaggcaATTATAGTTGCATCTCCTGGTACTTTGAATAAACAACtaatagagaaaatatTCCTTGAAATAGATAAAACAAGTAACAAAGACTTGATTAGATGCAAATCGAAATTTATGACGGCTAACTCTAGTACTGGTTATTTACAGGCATTGgaagaagttttgaaagatCCAAGTGtaaagaaacaattgaCAGATACCAAAGTTCAGAAGAATGTTGCCttatttgatgaattcacGAAAAACCTAAACCTTGATAACTACAAATCTTTCTATGGTGAGAGTGAAGTAATGAAGGCAATCGCTATACCAGGTGCCGTTAAAACGTTGCTCATTACCGATACCCTAttcaaaaatgatgatgtGGAAAAACGtaaaaaatatattaaTATTGTCGAATCAGTTAAGAACAATGGCGGCGAAGTTTCTGTATTTTCCTCACTTCATGATTCTGGTATCCAATTGGACCAGTTGACTGGTCTTGCAGTTATATTGAACTACCCAATTCCCGATTTAGAAGATTCCGATGATGACGACGAAAGTATATACCAATCGGATTAA
- a CDS encoding uncharacterized protein (PKUD0D01720), with protein sequence MNAGTINPDDLDTGNLNRDTTLEHKQGILEDIQKIHEESYQARLGLPSVARITLFSIGGVMVGGLGGMLGGWTDASLRYLAANSHRLPTSYNGWFFYHKRKTYYCTKNAMANAFKTGFKVGGFVGTMFTIEALLDKIRGQVDFVNTIMAVSLPGFAYTWYYQLSKVQAKEVIHKGGKVGLLLGLSQDAFQFFRGIDVWYLNQWFGIKPMKLSDRLRKYAGEERKGKN encoded by the coding sequence ATGAACGCTGGTACCATCAATCCAGATGATTTGGACACTGGAAACTTAAATAGAGACACAACTTTGGAACACAAACAGGGGATTCTTGAGGACATTCAGAAAATACACGAAGAAAGTTACCAAGCTAGACTTGGACTTCCATCGGTCGCAAGAATCACGCTGTTCAGTATTGGTGGTGTTATGGTCGGAGGTTTAGGTGGTATGCTTGGAGGATGGACAGATGCATCGTTAAGGTATTTAGCCGCAAATTCTCACCGATTACCCACCTCTTACAATGGATGGTTCTTCTATCATAAACGTAAAACTTATTATTGTACAAAAAACGCAATGGCAAATGCATTTAAAACGGGTTTCAAAGTTGGTGGATTTGTTGGAACTATGTTTACAATTGAGGCTTTGCTTGATAAGATACGTGGTCAAGTGGATTTTGTTAATACAATAATGGCTGTTTCTCTACCAGGCTTTGCATACACATGGTATTATCAGCTTTCTAAAGTCCAAGCAAAGGAAGTTATCCATAAGGGTGGGAAAGTGGGATTGTTATTGGGTCTATCACAGGATGccttccaatttttcagagGTATTGATGTTTGGTACTTGAACCAGTGGTTTGGTATAAAGCCAATGAAATTGTCCGATAGGTTGAGGAAGTACGCTGGTGAGGAAAGGAAGGGAAAGAACTAA
- a CDS encoding uncharacterized protein (PKUD0D01750; similar to Saccharomyces cerevisiae YBR242W (YBR242W) and YGL101W (YGL101W); ancestral locus Anc_6.157): MFRFMFLLRSVTLKTFCTLKSYPSRMTSSLSAQTSWDPESNIPANVLNYLKNDQPLNSKYSQINFFFQLISLLKQQERTGWINMGIPKPESIADHMYRMSIISLVLDSNAWEAENIKPDLNKCCKMALVHDIAETLVGDIVPNDVHIDKFEKSKREYKAILYLCDIISKYNQQSANEIKELWIDYECQRNIESTIVKDIDKFELLIQTFEYERMHKRRMDEFYSCKKVIKNPEIQKMADELFQQREKFLSANQL; this comes from the coding sequence atgttTAGGTTTATGTTCTTGTTGAGATCTGTAACATTAAAGACATTTTGCACACTTAAATCATATCCAAGTAGAATGACGTCGTCTCTGTCAGCGCAAACTTCATGGGACCCGGAATCAAATATTCCTGCGAATGTCTTAAActatttgaagaatgatCAACCATTAAACTCAAAATACTCacaaatcaacttcttctttcaaCTGATATCATTATTAAAGCAACAAGAACGGACAGGCTGGATTAACATGGGGATTCCCAAGCCAGAGTCGATTGCCGATCACATGTATCGAATGTCAATTATATCACTTGTGTTAGATTCTAACGCATGGGAGGCAGAAAACATTAAACCCGACCTTAATAAGTGTTGTAAAATGGCTCTGGTTCATGATATTGCGGAGACTTTAGTCGGAGATATTGTACCAAATGATGTTcatattgataaatttgaaaagagtAAACGTGAATATAAAGCAATTTTGTATTTATGTGATATTATTTCAAAGTATAATCAACAATCCGCAAATGAGATTAAAGAATTGTGGATTGACTATGAGTGCCAAAGAAACATAGAATCTACAATTGTtaaagatattgataaatttgaacTGCTGATCCAAACTTTCGAATATGAAAGAATGCATAAAAGAAGAATGGATGAGTTTTACTCGTGTAAAAAGGTTATCAAGAATCCAGAAATTCAGAAAATGGCGGATGAGCTATTTcaacaaagagaaaaatttTTGTCTGCTAATCAACTGTAG
- a CDS encoding uncharacterized protein (PKUD0D01730; similar to Saccharomyces cerevisiae YBR241C (YBR241C) and YGL104C (VPS73); ancestral locus Anc_6.155), with protein MRTNISNPNMVRDSSLSPLIDVRGKSGWSVPLTLAVAISCLASVQYGFHMSELNAPSKYIRLALGLTPSQLGLVTSIFSIGGLVSTTTASYISTGYGLRSSFTITSICYIIGSFIESHSSSYFELLVGRFISGLGAGFAIVYVPVYVNDISPVELRGILGSMTQISVNFGILLAQLLAIRWNNLQQWKNILEIGWIIGILQLFSVYFWLLESPKWLIIRAESANEELGVHNLIQLRNSPDVRDEVDTWKMEKNAHLALAAANPSLKNIGFWNYLSDRHYYNSRVIATFMMVGQQLAGINSVIFYGVDILNKVFPTYSLLANILISLGNMVITAVSSLFLDRAGRKPLLLISLTAMMVSLIILSIGILLNSSSFSVAAIFTYVGSFAIGCGPIPFLIVSEVSQVEVKDVAQSWATDCNWASVFIVGSMFPILNTMIGGWVYLIFAFVCLIFLAFVYLFVPETKGCHTYEEVWGHRQD; from the coding sequence ATGAGGACGAATATCAGCAACCCAAATATGGTCAGAGACTCATCACTGTCACCACTAATAGATGTCAGAGGCAAAAGCGGATGGTCTGTACCACTTACCTTGGCTGTCGCAATAAGCTGTCTGGCATCTGTACAGTACGGATTTCATATGTCAGAACTAAATGCGCCATCTAAGTACATTCGGTTGGCGCTTGGCCTTACCCCATCACAGCTAGGCTTAGTGACttcgatattttcaattggtgGGCTAGTCTCTACGACGACTGCTTCATACATTTCAACAGGCTATGGATTAAGATCTAGTTTTACAATTACATCAATTTGTTACATTATAGGTTCATTCATTGAAAGCCATTCAAGTAGTTATTTTGAATTGCTCGTTGGAAGGTTCATTAGTGGCTTGGGTGCAGGGTTTGCCATTGTGTATGTCCCAGTTTACGTCAATGATATCTCGCCTGTTGAGTTAAGAGGCATTTTGGGTAGTATGACCCAAATTAGTGTCAATTTTGGTATTCTGTTGGCACAACTCCTCGCAATAAGGTGGAATAATTTGCAGCAGTGGAAGAATATTCTGGAAATCGGGTGGATCATTGGTATTCTGCAGTTATTTTCTGTATACTTCTGGTTGTTAGAAAGTCCCAAATGGCTTATTATTCGTGCTGAGAGTGCCAATGAAGAGTTGGGAGTACATAATTTGATTCAGTTAAGAAATTCACCTGATGTAAGAGATGAGGTTGACACatggaaaatggagaagaatGCACATTTAGCACTGGCAGCAGCTAATCcgagtttgaaaaatatcgGATTTTGGAATTACCTAAGTGATAGACATTATTACAACTCAAGAGTAATTGCAACATTTATGATGGTAGGGCAACAGTTGGCCGGTATCAACTCTGTGATTTTTTACGGAGTTGATATATTAAATAAAGTTTTCCCTACATACTCACTCTTGGCAAACATTCTAATATCACTTGGTAATATGGTCATTACCGCCGTGTCCTCATTATTCTTGGACAGAGCTGGCAGAAAACCGCTTCTGCTGATCTCTCTCACAGCTATGATGGTTTCGTTGATTATCTTAAGTATAGGCATTTTACTGAATAGTTCCTCGTTCTCGGTTGCTGCCATCTTCACATACGTTGGTTCATTTGCAATAGGATGTGGCCCCATCCCCTTTTTGATAGTTAGTGAAGTCTCGCAGGTCGAGGTCAAGGATGTAGCACAAAGTTGGGCAACTGATTGTAACTGGGCAAGCGTCTTTATTGTTGGTTCCATGTTCCCCATTTTGAATACAATGATTGGAGGCTGGGTCTACCTCATCTTTGCATTTGTATGCCTAATATTTCTTGCTTTCGTTTACCTGTTTGTCCCAGAGACAAAGGGCTGCCATACCTACGAGGAAGTCTGGGGGCACAGGCAGGATTAG
- a CDS encoding uncharacterized protein (PKUD0D01740; similar to Saccharomyces cerevisiae YGL103W (RPL28); ancestral locus Anc_6.156), with amino-acid sequence MPTRFTKTRKHRGHVSAGNGRVGKHRKHPGGRGMAGGQHHHRTNLDKFHPGYFGKVGMRYFHKQRNHFWKPVINLDKLWSLVENKDEKIASSTKDAAVVIDTLASGYGKVLGKGRIPNVPVIVKARYVSKLAEEKIRAAGGVVELIA; translated from the exons ATGCCTACCAGATTCACCAAAACTAGAAAGCACAGAGGTCACGTTTCCG CTGGTAACGGTCGTGTTGGTAAACACAGAAAGCATCCGGGTGGTAGAGGTATGGCCGGTGGTCAACATCACCACAGAACCAACTTAGATAAGTTCCACCCAGGTTACTTCGGTAAGGTTGGTATGAGATACTTCCACAAGCAAAGAAACCACTTCTGGAAGCCAGTTATTAACTTAGACAAGTTATGGTCTTTAGTTGAAAACAAGGACGAAAAGATTGCATCTTCTACCAAGGATGCAGCTGTTGTTATTGACACTTTAGCTTCCGGTTACGGTAAAGTCTTAGGTAAGGGTAGAATTCCAAACGTCCCAGTTATTGTTAAGGCTAGATACGTTTCTAAGTTAGCTGAAGAAAAGATTAGAGCAGCAGGTGGTGTCGTTGAATTAATTGCTTAA
- a CDS encoding uncharacterized protein (PKUD0D01670; similar to Saccharomyces cerevisiae YCR016W; ancestral locus Anc_1.431): MSSVPAWKRLGLKVKSVVKNDPLAVAARGDDVVEKLSQQKKEKKQSKEEDKSSKEKVASKKRKAEDSGSEGKKKPPKRVKVPKSERPVNNVIKDQLHYMRQFSQDRESWKFSKQKQNWIIKNIRNIPEDYEEDMVAYLKSIQGGSRERVIREMENVVSTWNEQVKIAEEKLAQDLQENDVAQEENVSKDNSDSEKTSKKEKKNKKGDKSPQKLTVATVDYDYAARARTIVQELAEKKLQLLGVDSVDEESLEKRPAKVNLVEEYVDVE; the protein is encoded by the coding sequence ATGAGTAGTGTGCCTGCATGGAAACGGTTGGGATTGAAAGTGAAGTCTGTGGTGAAGAACGATCCGCTTGCTGTGGCTGCGAGAGGTGACGATGTAGTTGAGAAACTATCACagcagaagaaggaaaaaaagcagagcaaagaagaagacaagagttccaaagaaaaggttGCTAgtaaaaagagaaaagcTGAAGACAGTGGAAGTGAAGGTAAAAAGAAGCCTCCAAAGCGTGTCAAGGTTCCTAAAAGTGAACGTCCGGTCAATAATGTCATCAAGGACCAGTTGCACTATATGAGACAATTCAGCCAGGATCGTGAATCTTGGAAGTTCTCcaagcaaaaacaaaactgGATTATTAAGAATATCAGAAATATACCAGAAGATTATGAAGAGGATATGGTGGCATATCTGAAAAGTATCCAAGGAGGTTCCAGGGAGCGGGTTATCCGTGAAATGGAGAACGTGGTTTCAACCTGGAACGAACAAGTGAAAATAGCCGAAGAAAAGCTTGCACAAGACCTTCAAGAGAACGATGTAGCTCAGGAGGAAAATGTGTCAAAAGACAACTCTGATTCAGAAAAAACAAGcaaaaaagagaaaaagaacaaaaaggGAGACAAATCACCTCAAAAGCTAACTGTGGCTACTGTCGATTATGATTATGCTGCCCGTGCACGTACAATCGTCCAAGAGTTGGCCGAAAAGAAGTTACAACTCTTGGGAGTCGACTCTGTGGATGAAGAATCGCTAGAGAAGAGGCCAGCTAAGGTTAATCTGGTTGAAGAATATGTAGATGTAGAATAG